The following DNA comes from Anopheles coustani chromosome 2, idAnoCousDA_361_x.2, whole genome shotgun sequence.
ACGTCGGTCCGGAGGTGAACTACTCGACGATATCGCAACCCCAGCAGCACCATCTGatgcagcaacaccagcaactGCTTCCTccacagcatcagcagcaacagcagacaCATCAACCACAGTCGACACCCCAGCTTGCGAAGGCGAATCCACTCCTTCGCCGAAACCAGTATTGGGTCTAACGTAGCGACCATGGGCTCTCGCGCCTGTGGAGTAGTACATTTCGTATActgtaaataaaaccaaagaGTACTCGCCATCTGACCATGCCAAAGTCCAACCCTATGCTCATAATGGATGTGTTGTtggtatattttaaaaatatcttatATTCCCACTGTCTTAATGCTTACACTACCTACGGGACGGTATCGTAAAACTATCGGGATCAGATCGCTCTGCTAATCGTGCCATTTGGGCAAGGGGCATTTAGTGTTTCGTATCGATCTTTGCTATGCAATTCAACACTGGAAGCATTTCTACGATCTCCCCATTGCAGCATTCCTCTACGCTACACGAAGTTTATGGTTTCTTCCGAATCTCCATATTCAGATAGTGGTAGGGCTAACCTAATCTATAATATCTTGCACTTACATACACTTACTAATAATGGGGTATTGTTTCAATCATTTAAGtgattttcgttttgcttaAGTGTCTAATACTGAAGGAAACATACAAACCTACGCTATTGCGGTActctttctattttttttaaacatcttcCAACGTTTCGTTTTTAAGTATCCATTGccacgttttcttttccagttaCTAATACTTTGTATTAATGTTTAACAACTTTACACGTCTACACACTTAAACCCTATCGCTATTTGCAAAACAGTGTCCTCTTCTTATTTCTTAATCCTATCGGCACATCGAGCACACAGTTTCAATCTCGTATCAAACAATAGAATGGTTTTCATTTCCTCGTCCTCGTTGTTGCTGATGCTAGAGTGGATGGCTTCCATCAAACGTTGACACGGATAGTATCCGTAAAGTGAAAGTAAATTATTCGTCTTCTGCTTTCCGGCTTCGTGACGCGATGTTTAAAGTACACAAACGTAAGGTTTAAAGAGATGAGAAAGTGCGCAAGTGTGTCTGCACATTATATAACACTGCTAAAAAGACTAGAATAGTAGTAGAAAGATCGATATATCGGTGATTTCAAAGAAGCTAACCACACTGTGAGTCACTCCACGCAAAAGCAACAGGTATTTTGCGTCcaccggaaaaaaaaccagtttCCACGGTGAATGACGATCCTGTGACTTTGAATTTCGGGAGCTTTTGCGCATCAAAACAAATTCCTTCTAGTATCGAGGAGCGGAACCATTGCTGGTTGGCGTCACGTTGCACGCGTGGTTCACGTAGGCCAGCCCTTCGGTGGAATCTTCCGCCGGGTAGCGGTTGCTGGTGACCGTCGTGATGGTGGTTTGATTTTCCACATCCTGGTCCGGCGTGCCGGTGGTCGTCGTTTGCTGCGTGTTCTGCCTGGTCAGGTTGGCCGGATTCTTCGGCGTTCTCGTGGGGCTTTTCGTGTTCGGATTTTCGTGCGTCATCGCCACGGTGGGGGTCGCATCGTTCTTCGTTTGCCACGGCAGCCGGGGACATACGATCGTGACACGTTTGAGCTtcaaaaacaatagaaacactaCGATGAGGAGGATCGCTACCACGCCGGACAGCACACCAATCGTTATCGTGTTGATTCGGGCGGATGTTTTGAGCGCTGCAAAAGAATgtcgaacgaaaaaaacgtaATTTTAAGCTCGTAAATATATCAACATACTAACGCTCACACGCAAACACAATGCATCACTACGACAATGGACGAAGTTATACTCACATGAAATGAGGTAATctgcaaaagaaaacgacAAACATTTACGATTAGAATGTTCCATCCAGTTCTAGTTCATTTAAATCCCATACCTTTGCACTTATCCCTGCAGTCCAGACTCTCATCGGCACAAATAACTTTACAGCTTTTGCAGGAGTAGCTGTGCTCGTCGCAGAACTGGTCCACGGAACAAACCGAAATTCCTTGGTCGCACCGTTCCGCCCGGACAGAACTCATCACAACCGCGGTGGTAATGCTGAAGACGACCAAGATCAGCCACGAAGGCACCATTCTGTCCGAGAGCATCGTTCTTCTCATTAGATTCTTGTCACCAGAGCTCGCGTCAACAATCACTTCCACCCAGTTCCACTAGCAGGGGTTTTAAAAAACCAGGAaaattgtgtgttttgtttcaaatctcACACTCGGATTCACTCGCTTTTCACTTATGCTGTGTCTCTGTGATGCTTTCGATCActttttccacaaaaaaaaaacaagatataCACCTAATCGAGCGATGACTCATGCTCACGTTGGCAAGCTGAGAAGCGCGACGAGATCGCACGTACGGAAAAATTGACCAGCCAGCTCGCGGGGACCGCTCAACACTTTCTATACAATTCCGTGGCTCGCGTAAACGGCCCGACCGTAAACCTGCCTATCCTATGTGCATGTTGGCAACATGTTTGTGCTCGACAAACTATCAAACCGCCTGTGTATGGGTGCTGGCGCACAGGTGCGGTAATTGAATGGACGTGCGTACAGGTATCTCGTCGCTTGAGCTTTTTTCTCGTACAGGTAGTTGTGGGGGATGCGATGATGCTGCGCCAACCCCTCGAGAAgcattaatgttttttttatggcgATCTCAAATCAAAGCGAACTGGTCTAGATCTTTATTATAATACTGTCGAgagacttttttttaattttaaataaatttattcatattAGTTTTCCGCCTTCTGTGAAGCAATGCCATTTATCACTTCTAGCAAGAGGAAATAATCCATTTCCCCACAATGATGCTTTGATGAAATGCccatggaaaattaaatccaatttttatttcatgtagAGAAAGGCATTTGCAGCCACAAGCATGATCGTAAACATTATAGCACCAACCCATAAAAATACCCATACCAACGTAAGCACTGAAAGCTTCGCATCCATCAATGAACAGCAATGCTGGGGCAGAGAACGAcacatcgcaatacagcattccaCGGTCAATGTGGCATTGGTGATGTTAGTTTGTTTTCGTACCTCGTCGGAGGTACAGTCGTGTCTCTTGAGGTCAACCCACCGGGGGTTGTCCAACTCAGTCCGAGGCACCCTTGGAAGGGAAAGGAACGCGCCCAACACCTTGTGATGTTTACCAGCGGTGTACCGTTTTGAGCAAACAAACTTCTCTGGCATTTCGGTGTGCCGTTTGCTTTTGGGCTACTTTGTAATTTGGCCGGGCCTTTGTTTGCGCGACTCGAGGGATGGTTTGAAAAAGTGCTGGAGTGTTTGCTACGGCTCAGTTGTGCTATAGATTAATTGCGGAGAGTGCCTACTACGCAGTTTGCTTCGTTAGATGAATGTTGTGATATGTGAACGATATGTGATCGAAGATACTTGATAGTTTGTGAAATGATACAATAAAGAGCTTTAGTTATTGTATCAAGCAGTGTAAAactaaatagaaaaaaaaacctcaagcAAAAAACACCCTCATCAAGCCACAAAAGCGCCCGATCAGCCTCCTAATGTGACATCCGATCGCGGTCGGTGCAAAAGTGATCGTATTTCTTGATCGAGCATAAAATCGAAGAAGAACAAAGCACCCACAAATCCGTTACGTTTGTAAGCCAGCCATCACAGCCTGCTTCGCTGACGGATTCACGGACAAAAAAGCTCAACGCGtccgcaagcgacgaaccccgcaCACAACATCGACACCCAGGTAAAACGGGAGACAGCGAATGGAAAGAAGTGAAgaaaggttgaaaaaaaaacaacaacattccgAAGCACCCCCGAGGCAGCATACTTCGCATGAGAGGATGGGAAAACTCAGTCATGTGTAGAATAGTGGAAGATAACTGGCCGGCACGGCGAGATTGCGCTATTTCGTCATGCGGGAAGCTCGAGAAAACGGTGTGAATACGTAACCGGATCCATCCCCGCGCGCATGGTAACCCAGGGTTCCACAATTTCCACCCTGCTCCCCCTGGCAAGAATGTGACCTTTCTCCGCCCGGTTAGGACGGGGTCGTCATAGACGTGCTTGACCCGCTGGCAAAGCTGCTGTTGCGGCGCGGTACATAACGTTAAATACAGGGtggaacagaaaacaaaaacatctcaCTCTTTTCTCGTCCGGACTCACCCAAGCATCTTTTGTGCAAAGGAAAGAGAATGTCTGGTCGCGGTTGGAGGCTAAGGAAAGGAAGCATGGATAACTAACCGCGTGCCCGGCTGATCATGATGGCGAGCGGATAATCTGTTCAGCTTCGTTGGGGGGGTGGGAGTATGGGGTATTTAAAATGGGAGTCCGGGGATCGTCGTTCGATCGGTTTAGTCAGAATACCGACGTGAGGAATGTGgcaggtttttatttatcttttttcccccatcgccttatttgtttattgaacTGGATTAGTCATGCAAAGCGCGAGCGACGGTTCTTAGTTCTAAGGCGCAACCCGTTTCCCGTCGAATGGGGCTAACTTCTTTACAGCACAACACGTACAGTCACGAAATGTTTACCAAACTTGCCGGTTTCGCAGAACCACCTGCCGCATATCACCATGCCACCCGGTTTCGGACGAAAAAGCTGTCGAAGAAACAAACTAACAAACTATTCTTCCCCGGGAAGATAATTGTCCGTGTTGTCCGAACGGAAGGAGATGAGCCCGGCAGCGTGGCGTTTTCTTCCAATCCAATCGCCCATCGGAAAGAATCGAGGTTATTTGCAGGAAGTGTGTAATTATTGGGCCTTTTTTTCTACATCTGCCGGCACGAATGTGGCTGGAGAACCGCAACAGAATGGATAGAGAACATTTAAACTTACGTTAAGCTGTACAGCAACGAACAGCGGTTTGCTACACATTGCTGCAGCGTAATGGCACGATAAGCGTACGTTCGAAATAATTGATACTTCTGACCTTCTACATAATGGATCTGGTAATGCTGTAAGAAACAATCTGCCTTAAATGCCAGGTAGCTTTCCCAAGTTAGATGTTTTTTGAGCTCTTTGCTAAACTATAGTACGATACGAAAGATTCTTTCAATGAGTTTCCTGGATCATGcagttatattttttaacCACACTATTGATATGAAATTAAAAGTGTCTTTACAATGCTAATTGTTTGTGTTCATTATCAGAATATTCAACAATCGATTGGTTATCGgggataaaaaaatatacgttGAATTTTGAAATTCGAAGAAAGTACAATAGAATATTAAAAATGGCCTTTTCCAGAATTCGCAGTGGTGTTAACAGCCCACGTGTTGATACCGTActatgtttttataaaaaaagtttAGTATTCAAATCTACGCCAGTTTATTGTATAATTGTTACGAAATATTtcgattaaacaaacaaattcggGGGAGACATGGAGAAACTTTCACTTCAGACAAATTGAATGATTTGTTAAACAATTAGCGTTAATCAAAAGAAAGACGTATGGTAATTTTTGGCTGCTCCCGTTAGTATTTAACTCAATATTTGgattttttcaatattaattCTGATAGTAGATTTTAAGTAAAAACTTATTTAAACAATCAAgcaacgaataaacaaaatgttgtTCCAGCGAAGGTCAATGAATCGGTATTTACCGGACAGCTGAagtgggaaggaaaatttgaGAACTCTAGCtgcctctttctctcttaTATGgtaattttctcaaaaactaaaacagttagaaacatgttttctttgacAAATATGTTTGACtttaaaagacctttcatttaaggggtctgTTGTAAAAATAGGTCCAAGGACTAAAAAGCTACAAACAAATCGGCAATTTTGGCATTCATACCAGATGCATTTTACCGATTCGCGTGTTTTATGCAGCAGAAGGTCATGAAACCGGTAAACAGAGGACAGCAACATGAAACAGCTGTCAATGCGGGACGCGgcgttttgttgtgtttctgCTTTCGTCGCGTGCAGTTCGTTTACGGCAAGCTTCGCGCGGATTACGACGGCGGCGTCATTTGGCGTTGTTTGGAGGAAAAAGTAACGAGTGCACTATTCGATAGTTCCCTTTAATCGTCCAAATATGTGTCAGAGCAATCTTTTGCTTACCCTTCAGTAATCGGTGCATGTGCTTCGCTTTCGGTCCGTGCGGATCGTTCGGGCTAAACTGTGTGTGACGTTGACGGTGATGCTACTTTCTCTTCGGAAGTTTGGGTGATGAAATGCAGTGGAAAAAAGGCCAACAAGCATGCAAATAAAACCGTGCTTTTGTTTTGGAGTGCGACGCGATTCAGGTTATGCTAATTGCCGATTGCACGCGAGTTTCAGTGAAGTTTGCAACAAAATGTCGGTCTCGCACCAGACGACAATCGCGGGTGTTATTTTTCCTGGCCGGCATCGATTGTTGTGAAGCGAGCCGGAACGAGTTTCCTCGCGCTTTAATCGAAGTGAAATTTCACCCGGCCGCACCAGAACTGTCCAACGAATACGGTGTCTCCTCTCGCTGGGATTGGGCTTTTGTTTTCGGCGGAGAACGACACGGTGACGCCGGGATCGACGGTGTTCCGTAAACGTGCCGGAAACGGTTTCCTAACGAGGTCATCCGCAAGGGCAGCTCGGAAAAGGGTGTGTCGCCGTGCCGTGCCAGTGAATGTAAACATTCCGCTCGATCGTAACTGGCCTCTCGGAGGAGGGTGCAGAGTCGTCGATTCATTTAATGAATATTGTTTCCAGGCCTGCTTGGGTGCATGTGCTACCCTCTGCTGTTGGTTCTTTACAATTCCATCCTGcaccgagtgtgtgtgtaatgTGATCTCGTTGATTGGCAGGTTGAAGTAAAATTTTGTCGACCAAAACCAACAGTCTTGCAAATGGGACAGAAGAAAACGTATTATAAAGTCCACATGCAATCCACGTAACGGTCCAATGAGCTGGTTAATTACGAACCACCGTCAGCTGCTCCCGAATCATTCGCGAAACTtatcaaaaagcataaaacgGCGGAAGTTAAACCATCTAGAAGgccagaggaaaacaaaaagaacgtTCGGCAGACTTTCTCTACATCTCTCTGTATCTTTGTATCTCTCTCActctttatttctttcttttccgcgCAGTCTCCCACCCCCTTTTCTCTGTGTACTCTCCCCCGGTCCAGAGGGTGAGTGAAAGTTCCCAGAACGGCGCCAAACGCAACAGGTTCGAAAAACAGTGACTTTCCGAGGTgaccaccaaaaccaaaaagcaaacaaaaacgaaacaaaaacagcgaAACATGGCACATTTCTCGATCACCGAAATGCCGGACATGAAGGTGACGGACACGTTCCCGAAGAGTGGCCGTGTGACGGAAGGTAAGTTCGGTGTCCTGTTATGCTCCCCAACCCCCTTTTCAATCCACCCTCCCCTTGCTGCACACCCTCCGTCCGAGCGCACTTTCCTCGTCTAAAAACTTGTCTTCTTCTgttcggttgtttgtttgtttgcgtcACCCTAACATTCatcggatgttttttttctgttaggTCGGGGTTATCTAATCAATTTCGGCGATTACCATTAAACCCGATAACGGCCTATTAGAAGGTGTGCCATTCCGGGGTGGAGCTTATCAAACAGGGCTTGGGAAGCATAAGTCGTTATAAAAATTAAGTCAAAAACATAAGTCATCAAAATTGGTGAtaccgaagcaaaacaaacggcCGGCAGGCGAAAGCGGTCTGTGTGCGAATAAACGCACTCCTTCTCGGTACTCAATATGGGATCAAATTAATTGCTGTCGCGTTTGCTTTGAACTACTGTTTCGAACTAACGAGAGAAACGTTCCGTCCCAGGCGGGCGTGAGGAGCGGGTGCGCTTTCACCACCCTGTCCCGCACGCAGGAGAGGTCACGTGGAATTGATTCGTCCCATAGGAACGAGGAAGGGTAGCGGGTTGTTTGGGGGCGCCATAAAGCGATCTGGATCTCAGTCAATCACCCACCCCGGTTCGCAGACTTGGTCCGTTGGCTggtgatttttaatttaattcagACTACGCGTGGACTTTTAATTGGAGACAATTTGTTATCCCGTTTTCGCAAACCCACCTCGGAGCGTACCCCATAAAGTTGGACTTTGTACACCGGTTGCCATCATGGGAGGGAATTTTTAGATTGTATCCACCTCGTAATGGCTTGTCTACAGGCCGGAAAATTATGGGCTCGAAGGAAATCATTCCCAGCCAAGTTGCAGGTCGGGATGGTGGGAAATCAAACGGTTCGTTAAATGTCGATGTCGACAGAAACAGCACTCCCCGTTTTCATCGTTTTCTTGTGTTTGCCCATCCGACATGTCACTTCGCGCCAGCTGAAGAAGTATTGATAAGAACCCCAAGAACATGGCAGATAGAATGAGCTTGACACGATTTATGCTGATACCAGGCGTTTGGCTCCGTCGTTTTCCTTCAGTTCCTGTTTAGTCAGCTGGTGTTTGAAATCAAAACTACTTCCCGCCCGGTCTGGCATGACACAGAGCCGAGGCAAACAGAACGATCGCGTTGTACGTGCATCGCTAAATCAAATACAGACGGTCGTCTTTGATTCCATCGATTCGGCCAGATGCGTAATAGATTTCTTACGTAGCGTTGCGGCCATGCCAATACCGATGAGACTTTTCTTTCACTAGTACATATCAAGCATTGGCGGATTTTGTCTTGTTTAATTTCAGCAACACAATATCTTCATGGGCTGAGAACACTACTACTTTCATTGACATGTTTCCATGTTccttaaaaaattatttaaaattgccTACCCTTTAGAAGATTAAAACTCTGTAAACCTCTTCAATTTACCATCTTCGGAGGTTTagtaatttattaattttaatttaaaagcacGCCCTCTCCACTAAATTAAATTCTCAGTTCTTTTCTAAGTATTAATTATTAGGCTTAAAATTTCCATAAATCGTTGCGAACTAGACTTCGCGATACTCCAAACCATTTCCAAAATTGTATAGATGCCCCCTACTTTTATAATAAATACTGTCTAGTCTAAGGTGTGTTAAAGCATACCCGAGATCGCCAGCTATTTTCCCAAACGATATGTTTCAGTCCATCAACGCCACCAATAAGTGTCATTTGTAAATACAACGGCATTAATTATCGTGTCGTGcattgatttaatttcaaaccaaTGTGTTGACAAACTAAAATAACTCCATTTTCTTCTCGGGACCCTTTTGGGAAAGTCGGCGTGTCAAAGTGTAATGGAACATACTCTGGCCTATTTATGGAACTGtactttttcccccttttacGGTATTTACTACAGTACtgtatacaaaaaaaaaggtttgaaaATTGAGCTCTCACATGTTTGCGGTATACTTATCAAATGAAACCTTTTGTTCTGATCCGACCCTTTAGTTCGATCACCCGATTATATCACATGGTTATAGCATTTGTAATCAAATTGATGTCTAAACCGGAGTACGTTCAAGTGCAACACCACCCAAGCACGATGGCAATGAACCTTTCTCCCATTTTCCCGGACTCGATCGCCCCCTCGGAAAACGTTGCGTCTGGAGTGGAGGCACTTCCTAACCAACCGAAAGGAAACCCTAAACCACATCTCAGCTCATCAAGCCGGCAGACGGCGTCAGTTAAGAGACTTTGCTCTTTGCCCTCCCCTGCTTTCTATGCTTTCCTTCGCTCCAGAGCAATATTTTTAGCTGCATTGCACTGCAAAGGCGCATACTGAATTCATCGTTTCGGTTGGTcgttcatcatcgtcatcgtcgcagTCAACGGGCTTGGCTCGGTGCTCGAAGGGCTTGTTATTTTTAGCTGATCGTTAGCCAGAGCCATGGCAATGGATTTTCATGTTTGTCCTCCTTCTCAGCGTTGCGGCTCGATTGGGAAGTCGGACGGGAGTTATGGATGTTACTCGGATCACTCGGCTTCCGGCATCAACACGATCTTCAAATTCCCGCAACCGTTACCTACGCCATGGTTCAATGGCCATggggttttctttgtttggcCGGAAAATCGTTTTTACACCTTTCCCAGCCCCACTTAGCGCAAAAAAGGGGACCATTGTCTTTCTTTCGGACAACTATTTTCGTTGTTGCTCATTCATTTCGGTTTGGTGaagttcagttttttttttccaatattttcgGTTGGTAGTAATTATCGTGTGGAAAGCTTGAAGTGGTTGCATGCACGTGGTTGCTCCCGAAGGGGATTCACTTTCACCCGAAACACCCAATCATTTACTTTTACTCTCACTTGCAtctcacaaaaacaaaactcacccCTCGACTCGGTCATTCCACGGGGTTTGCGTTTCCAACCCGCGTGTTGAAGTgcatcttttctttcttcccggAAAACAATCGAACCGACACGAACCGCTATCACTCTCGCAAAGGCAGATCGatcgagaaaacaaaaaaataaataatcagtCGGCTCTCGAAATTCAACCGATTCCCAACGTTGGGAAGGCCATTCTGCATATCTCCATTGGTGTAACATTTTACTGCCTCGCTGTTGCTCCAGATGTTTTATCTGCGCTCGTATTTAGTCTTTACTTTTGCTACTGGTTTCCTATTATTACTACTTctatttttccatccaacaTTGCCACCATCAAACCCGCACCGAGGGAACTCGCAATTCAATTCCGACCCGGCGCACAGCTCGCCCGTGGAcgtgtgtttcattttccattttcataatTTGAGAAAATTCCCGCACGGTGCAttgaccgaccgaccgaagcGATCGGGGCGAACAACTACCGGTCGGTTGGCTTTGCTTCGGAACGGTGGAACCAGTTGGAACTGGAGGAATGCGCGTACGATCTGCGAGGGTTAGCTGAACAGTTTCTTTGGCAAACCAGATGGTTCGCTCGAAGATGTTTCCCTTTGTTTTCCTGATTTTAAATCATATCTTTATGCggacatatttttaaacggaTTTCCAGATACTTGAAAAAAAACGTATCGCGAACCACCATTTGATCACAGATCGCAAACTTTACGATCAACCGGCGCCGATTCCATCATTCCCGTTATGTGTCtgcgggtggaaaaaagactttcatttcattcaaaattaaacCCGTTTCCCGCCGGACCCGGGTTGGCAGTTTTACTGTAAATGTACGACGCACACTGCACTTCACGGGCCGGAAAACCTGCAGTAAAGCTGGCCACGAAAGGGATTTCTCACCGGTAAGCGACCCCCAAGTTCCGTTCGGTGCCGTTGCGGAAAGGAATGTTTTCTTAGGGGGTTTTCTCGGCTTGCTCACCGCTTTTACCTGTCCCAGTGGATATAGAAGGGGTTGGACCGGTTGCATGAAGGCCGGGATCGTTGTAGAAGATTAGAGGATCCGTGTACCGAGTGCTATCGCTGCGATCAACCGTCAGGGGGTTGCGTTTGAAAGTAAAAGGTGCAAACTCCCACCGCGCAgcgtaatttttcattttcttcgaagcaataaaGATCGATCTCTTTAGAGAAAACTGAAAATGTGTACgaaaaatttatgaataaatGTTTGAGTTGAGTTGAGAAGCGGCCGGGGCGACAAACCGCGTCAGCGTGGGAACAGAAACCTAACGAATCAAAAAACCAGTTCGTTCACTCGACCGGAAGAGAGTCTAGCTGATAAGACGTGGTGGCAAAACAAGTTAAGCCGTACCCGCACCGGCACTTAAGATGGAATAAAAGAAGGATTTCTTCGGAAACGTGCTTGTTGATAAATTGCCTTCAGCTAGCTTCTTCTCGTGGATACAAGTGgatatgaaaatatttaaaaatcttGTTCAATGTTGATGTATGTGGCATCCATTGCAGACAAACCATCGC
Coding sequences within:
- the LOC131264019 gene encoding uncharacterized protein LOC131264019 is translated as MVPSWLILVVFSITTAVVMSSVRAERCDQGISVCSVDQFCDEHSYSCKSCKVICADESLDCRDKCKDYLISSLKTSARINTITIGVLSGVVAILLIVVFLLFLKLKRVTIVCPRLPWQTKNDATPTVAMTHENPNTKSPTRTPKNPANLTRQNTQQTTTTGTPDQDVENQTTITTVTSNRYPAEDSTEGLAYVNHACNVTPTSNGSAPRY